In a genomic window of Flammeovirga agarivorans:
- a CDS encoding ABC transporter ATP-binding protein, with protein MAKLIIKDLNKVYNNGVHALRNINLEIENGMFGLLGPNGAGKSSLMRTIATLQSPDSGTIELNGLNVLENQDQLRQVLGYLPQEFGVYPRITAQELLDHLAILKGVTNKKERKELIGYLLQKVNLYEKRNKAVKSFSGGMKQRIGIAQALIGDPKLIIVDEPTAGLDPGERNRFHNLLADVGDSAIVILSTHIVDDVRELCTDMAIMREGEIVYNGSPENVISELDGLVWQKMIPRNEFANYKDQYEIISDKMVAGKTVIHVLSNVDPGNGFKQVEPDLEDVFFTKTSQQFVTN; from the coding sequence ATGGCTAAACTAATTATTAAAGACTTAAATAAGGTCTACAACAACGGTGTACATGCTCTAAGAAACATTAACCTAGAAATTGAAAATGGTATGTTTGGATTATTAGGACCAAACGGTGCTGGTAAATCCTCTCTAATGAGAACTATTGCAACACTTCAATCACCTGATAGCGGAACTATTGAACTTAATGGCCTAAATGTCCTAGAAAATCAAGATCAATTACGACAAGTACTTGGTTATTTACCTCAAGAGTTTGGGGTTTATCCAAGAATTACGGCTCAAGAACTTTTAGATCACCTTGCCATTTTAAAAGGGGTGACTAACAAAAAAGAAAGAAAAGAACTTATTGGGTATTTACTCCAAAAGGTAAACTTATACGAAAAAAGAAATAAGGCAGTAAAAAGCTTTTCTGGCGGTATGAAACAACGTATTGGTATCGCTCAGGCACTTATTGGCGACCCAAAACTGATTATCGTGGATGAACCTACTGCCGGTCTTGACCCTGGAGAAAGAAATCGATTCCATAATTTGCTGGCAGATGTGGGAGATAGTGCTATCGTAATCCTCTCTACTCATATCGTGGATGACGTACGTGAATTATGTACAGACATGGCAATTATGAGGGAAGGAGAAATTGTTTACAACGGGTCTCCTGAAAATGTAATCAGTGAACTTGACGGTCTTGTATGGCAGAAAATGATCCCAAGAAATGAGTTTGCTAACTATAAAGATCAATACGAAATTATTTCTGATAAAATGGTAGCAGGGAAAACTGTTATCCATGTGCTAAGTAATGTGGATCCTGGTAATGGTTTTAAACAAGTCGAGCCAGACCTTGAAGATGTATTCTTCACAAAAACTTCCCAACAATTTGTAACTAACTAA
- a CDS encoding aldo/keto reductase, with the protein MSKSFKLNNGKTIPSIGLGTWKSKPGEVYDAVKKAIKLGYRHIDCAAIYENEPEVGNAIKESIEQGIVKREDLFITGKLWNDSHLKEDVPKAMEQTLSDLKLDYLDLYLIHWPIAYKKGVKFTQKKEEFLTSEEAPLLETWQAMEALVESGKALSIGVSNFGVSNLEHILTNAKIPPAVNQIEMHPLNQQRTMMEYADAHGIILTAYSPLGTKDSLMEKDGVHPPVLLENELLKEIADKHGASTAQVMLAWANRRETVAIPKSVHEHRLKENLESEKIQLTPWDLREIARLNEKYRFVDGTIFTDGGSPYTLDYLWG; encoded by the coding sequence ATGAGTAAGTCATTTAAATTAAACAATGGCAAAACTATCCCAAGTATTGGTCTAGGCACTTGGAAATCAAAACCAGGTGAAGTCTATGATGCAGTTAAGAAAGCAATTAAACTCGGATACAGACACATTGATTGTGCTGCGATCTATGAAAATGAACCAGAAGTAGGCAATGCTATTAAAGAATCTATTGAGCAAGGAATTGTAAAGCGAGAAGATCTTTTTATTACAGGTAAATTATGGAATGATTCTCATTTAAAAGAAGATGTTCCAAAAGCAATGGAGCAAACTCTTTCAGATTTAAAACTTGATTATCTTGACCTTTATCTCATTCATTGGCCAATTGCCTATAAAAAAGGAGTGAAGTTTACGCAGAAAAAAGAAGAATTCTTAACTTCTGAAGAGGCTCCACTCTTAGAAACATGGCAAGCAATGGAAGCATTGGTTGAAAGTGGGAAAGCATTATCTATTGGTGTATCTAACTTTGGTGTATCCAACTTAGAACATATTCTTACAAATGCTAAAATTCCACCTGCAGTGAATCAGATAGAAATGCATCCTCTGAATCAACAAAGAACAATGATGGAGTATGCAGATGCACATGGAATTATTCTTACAGCATATTCACCTTTAGGTACAAAAGATAGTTTAATGGAAAAGGATGGAGTACATCCGCCTGTTCTTTTAGAAAATGAATTATTAAAAGAAATTGCAGATAAACATGGTGCTTCAACTGCACAGGTAATGTTGGCATGGGCAAATAGAAGAGAAACTGTTGCTATCCCTAAATCTGTTCATGAACACCGTTTAAAAGAAAATTTAGAATCTGAGAAGATACAATTAACCCCATGGGACTTAAGAGAAATAGCTCGCTTAAATGAAAAGTATAGATTTGTTGATGGAACAATCTTTACGGATGGAGGCAGCCCTTATACACTTGATTATCTTTGGGGATAA
- a CDS encoding RNA polymerase sigma factor, with translation MSIEFYEEYIESNKSIIYKICRAYTNSSAEFDDYFQEVCLQLWKSKDSYTQQSKLSTWVYRVTLNTCLSILKKENKKVKAVEINEKIDHITTDTSENQERLDSLYTAIKALKEADRAIILLYLEDHSYNDIAEIIGISASNVGVKINRIKKQLKENMVWKSLI, from the coding sequence ATGTCAATTGAATTTTATGAGGAGTATATAGAAAGTAATAAATCCATCATTTATAAAATTTGTAGGGCTTACACCAATTCATCAGCAGAATTTGATGATTATTTTCAGGAGGTTTGTCTACAACTTTGGAAATCGAAAGACAGTTATACACAACAATCTAAGTTGTCTACATGGGTTTATCGCGTAACTCTGAATACTTGTTTATCTATTCTCAAAAAGGAGAATAAAAAGGTAAAGGCTGTAGAGATCAATGAAAAGATAGATCACATAACTACAGATACATCCGAGAACCAAGAACGATTGGATTCTTTGTATACAGCGATCAAGGCTTTGAAAGAAGCTGATAGAGCAATAATTCTCCTCTATTTAGAAGACCATTCTTACAACGACATCGCAGAAATAATTGGTATTTCGGCATCTAATGTAGGAGTGAAAATCAATAGGATTAAGAAACAGTTAAAAGAAAATATGGTATGGAAGAGTTTGATCTAA
- a CDS encoding DEAD/DEAH box helicase, with product MTFEELKLNNFLKNAIEDLEYVNVTPIQKEAFPVIGSGKDIIGIAQTGTGKTMAYLLPLLQNLKFSNQDDPRVLIVVPTRELVAQVVEEINALTKYMSVRTVGVYGGANINTQKQKVHEGLDILVGTPGRVLDIALAGVLKFKSLQKFVIDEVDEMLDLGFRPQLTRLMDLMPDRRQNIMFSATITDDVAELIETFFNQPTKVEIARTGTPADKVTQRAYHVPNFYTKVSMLEYLLDHEPNMERTLVFVRNKKLADRLHETIEKKFPEKTGIIHSNKSQNYRFRSLEKFENGEFNILIATDIIARGLDIKGITHVINFDTPEIPEEYIHRIGRTGRADEKGLAITFINEAEQEYQMMIETLMGKAIPLEPMPEEVPVSQIFSEEEKPKISDKDYLQDVRHKTPRGGGGAFHTKQGINNPENQTKKVHRGPKKTKPVNRGRLKRKFRKK from the coding sequence GTGACATTCGAAGAATTAAAGCTTAATAATTTCCTTAAAAATGCTATCGAAGACCTTGAATATGTGAACGTTACTCCTATTCAAAAAGAAGCATTCCCTGTCATTGGTTCAGGTAAAGATATAATTGGTATTGCCCAAACAGGTACGGGTAAAACTATGGCCTATCTTCTACCGCTACTTCAAAATTTAAAATTCTCTAATCAAGATGATCCAAGAGTTCTTATTGTCGTACCAACAAGAGAATTAGTTGCACAGGTAGTGGAGGAAATTAATGCATTAACGAAATACATGTCTGTTCGAACTGTAGGTGTGTATGGAGGTGCAAATATCAACACTCAAAAACAAAAAGTACATGAGGGTTTAGACATTCTTGTTGGAACTCCAGGTAGGGTTTTGGATATAGCTTTAGCGGGTGTCTTAAAGTTCAAATCACTACAGAAATTTGTTATTGATGAAGTAGATGAAATGTTGGATTTAGGTTTCCGTCCACAATTAACAAGGTTAATGGACTTGATGCCCGATCGCCGACAAAATATTATGTTCTCTGCTACGATTACAGATGATGTTGCTGAATTAATTGAAACTTTCTTCAATCAACCAACAAAAGTAGAAATAGCCAGAACGGGTACTCCTGCTGATAAGGTAACTCAAAGGGCCTATCATGTTCCTAACTTCTACACCAAGGTGAGTATGCTCGAATACCTTTTAGATCACGAACCAAATATGGAACGTACATTGGTATTCGTAAGAAATAAAAAACTCGCAGACCGTTTACATGAAACTATTGAGAAGAAGTTTCCTGAAAAAACAGGAATCATCCACTCTAACAAATCACAGAACTATCGTTTCAGGTCATTAGAGAAGTTTGAAAATGGTGAGTTCAATATCTTAATTGCTACAGATATTATTGCAAGAGGATTGGATATTAAAGGAATCACCCATGTCATCAACTTTGATACTCCTGAAATTCCGGAAGAATATATTCACCGTATTGGTAGAACAGGTAGAGCTGATGAAAAAGGTCTTGCCATAACATTCATCAATGAAGCTGAGCAAGAATACCAAATGATGATTGAAACTTTAATGGGTAAAGCGATTCCTTTGGAACCTATGCCTGAAGAAGTGCCAGTATCACAAATTTTCTCTGAAGAGGAAAAACCAAAGATCTCAGATAAAGATTACTTGCAGGATGTCCGTCACAAAACTCCTAGAGGTGGAGGTGGTGCCTTCCATACAAAACAAGGAATCAACAATCCGGAGAACCAAACAAAGAAAGTGCACAGAGGTCCTAAAAAGACGAAGCCAGTTAATAGAGGACGACTAAAAAGAAAATTCAGAAAGAAATAA